Proteins from one Catenuloplanes atrovinosus genomic window:
- a CDS encoding NUDIX hydrolase, producing MHCSRCGAALPTAPPSVCASCGYHVYVNARPTSGLIILSESGTEFMALLRAREPRAGRWELPGGFCDGWEHPAEAGVREAREELGVDITLGELVGMYLGSYEYQDETLPVLDCIYLATLPAGASITLDRDEASELTWFPIAAPPAMAFETMDRALGDARKLLLR from the coding sequence GTGCACTGCTCGCGGTGCGGTGCGGCGCTGCCCACCGCACCGCCGTCGGTCTGCGCGTCCTGCGGCTACCACGTGTACGTGAACGCGCGCCCCACCTCCGGGCTGATCATCCTGTCCGAGTCCGGCACCGAGTTCATGGCGCTGCTGCGCGCCCGGGAGCCGCGGGCCGGCCGGTGGGAGCTGCCCGGCGGCTTCTGCGACGGCTGGGAGCACCCGGCCGAGGCCGGCGTGCGCGAGGCGCGCGAGGAACTCGGCGTGGACATCACGCTGGGCGAGCTGGTCGGCATGTACCTGGGCTCGTACGAGTACCAGGACGAGACGCTGCCCGTGCTCGACTGCATCTACCTGGCCACGCTGCCGGCCGGCGCGTCGATCACGCTGGACCGGGACGAGGCGTCGGAGCTGACCTGGTTCCCGATCGCCGCGCCGCCGGCGATGGCGTTCGAGACGATGGACCGCGCTCTCGGGGACGCCCGGAAATTGTTATTGCGATAG